CGTGGCCTGCGTGGTGGAGCACTCGGAGAGCAAGGACATTCTTCTGGCCTACAAGAAAGAGAGTCCCCGGCCGGGGGAGAGGAACGTCGTTGAGGAGGGGTTCGAGGGTGACTGTTTCTCGCTGCAGTGCAGGCACTGTGAAAGGCCGGACTGCGTCGACGCGTGCATCAACGGCGCTCTCTACAGGGATGACGGGGTGATAAAGGTAAACAAGGATCATTGTGTTGCCTGCTGGATGTGCATCATGGCCTGCCCCTACGGGTGCATTTACAAGGAAAAAAACAGGGAGGGCGGCTGGAATTCCAACAAGTGCGATCTCTGTCCCGATCGAGAGATTCCCGCCTGCGCAGAGGTCTGTCCCAACAGAGCCCTCGTGTACGAGGAGAGGTAGATGAGGTACGTGATCATCGGCAACTCGGCCGCAGCCGTTCACGCCATAGAGGAGATACGGAGGATGGATGAATCGGGGGAAATCGTCGTCTTTTCCCGCGAACCGTACCTGGCCTATTCCCGTCCCCTGATAACGGAATATCTCTTCGATGGCGTTCCTGAGAGGAAGATGGCCTATCGCGATGCGGCGTTTTACAGAAGGCACTCCGTGGACCTGAGGCTCGCCGTCGAAGTGGTGAAGATCGACAGGACGAGAAAGGAGATTGTCGATTCAAAAGGGGGCGTAACGGTGTACGATAAACTGCTTCTCACTGCCGGGGGTGTCCCCTTCGTTCCGCCCCTCAAGGGAGGGGACCGGGAAAACATATTCACCATGATGACCTGGGACAGCGCGAAAAAGGTGAAAGAAAAGCTCAAGGATATCCGCCGCGCCGTTGTTCTCGGAGGCGGCCTTATCGGTATGAAGACCGCCGAGGGGATTCACGAGGCGGGGGTAAAGACGACGGTAATCGAACTGGCCCCTCAGATCCTGAGCAGGATTCTCGATTCTGGGGGTGCCCGGTTGTTCGAGGATTACCTCCAGAAGCGGGGAATGGACATAATTCTGGCGGACACGCTGGAAGAGGTTCTGGGAGACGGCCGCGTTTCCGGCGTCCGGCTTCGAAGCGGGCGGGAAGTCGAGTGCGATATCCTCATCCTTGCCATTGGCGTCGTTCCCAACGTTTCGATTGCGAAGGAAGCGGGGCTCGATACGAACAGGGGGGTCCTGGTCAATGAAAGAATGCGGACGAGCGACCCCGATGTGTTCGCCGCGGGGGATATCGCGGAGTCTTACGACCTGGTCGTCGATGAAGCNNNNNNNNNNNNNNNNNNNNNNNNNNNNNNNNNNNNNCACACCATATCCATGGGCCACGTAGACCCGCCGGACGATACCTATGAGGTTATTTCCAGGATCGACAGGGAGAAACACC
The nucleotide sequence above comes from Deltaproteobacteria bacterium. Encoded proteins:
- a CDS encoding 4Fe-4S ferredoxin is translated as MKRVYPKEEYCMGCALCLVACVVEHSESKDILLAYKKESPRPGERNVVEEGFEGDCFSLQCRHCERPDCVDACINGALYRDDGVIKVNKDHCVACWMCIMACPYGCIYKEKNREGGWNSNKCDLCPDREIPACAEVCPNRALVYEER
- a CDS encoding FAD-dependent oxidoreductase; translation: MRYVIIGNSAAAVHAIEEIRRMDESGEIVVFSREPYLAYSRPLITEYLFDGVPERKMAYRDAAFYRRHSVDLRLAVEVVKIDRTRKEIVDSKGGVTVYDKLLLTAGGVPFVPPLKGGDRENIFTMMTWDSAKKVKEKLKDIRRAVVLGGGLIGMKTAEGIHEAGVKTTVIELAPQILSRILDSGGARLFEDYLQKRGMDIILADTLEEVLGDGRVSGVRLRSGREVECDILILAIGVVPNVSIAKEAGLDTNRGVLVNERMRTSDPDVFAAGDIAESYDLVVDEA